In Megachile rotundata isolate GNS110a chromosome 10, iyMegRotu1, whole genome shotgun sequence, the sequence ACGTACCACTCGCTTTCGTCGCGCTCTTTCTCTCAAGTTATTGGTGTACATATCAACTTGGGCAAGTTTAAGTGCTATGTCTAAATCATCGTCCTCTGCTGGATTCAGAAATAATGAAGAAACAAGTGACTCTGCTTCATGGTTGTAAtcctataaaaaatattttttaattactagaTGTTATAGAGGTCTACAACTTCTACATTACATGATTTATATGCTCCATtcagtatatatataaatcttcagtctaataataaaaagtattgAATATTTCCCACATACTCTCTCAAAATCATCTCGTTGTGGCATGTACCCCAATTGTGCAGCTTCTTCTGGAGTAATGTCCAAAGGTGGTAACCGAGATGTGAGATCAGGTGACAGTGGGCCATGATCTGACTTAGTTTGATCAGTGAGATTTGGTTTGTAGCTTTCTGTCGGTGGCCATGTATGTTTGCCAATATTGCCATCAAGGTATCTAGCAATATATTCCTCTTTTGCTTCTGTAAAATCAATCACATATCGTTAAAAAAACAGATGTATTCAAAATTCtccacttttatattttttcgccTTTTAAACATTTGTAGTAGCGATTATGAAAGTGATCTACATCAATataagatattttttaatatacttagatgtaacaatttaaattataaaatgcaaaatagataatataaaacattttcatGATCACTGACACATTTattcatgaaattaattatttcataatgtTACCTTCTGGAGTACGTGTTTCGATATGTTTACTGAtatcttcccaatttccaaatccaaattgTTCAATGGCATCCAAAAGTCTAAGCTGTTCTCTAGCAGTCCAATTTCCTCTACCATTAAATATACTAATGGTACCAGAATCCTGAAAACAAAAACGTTAAGTACGTTTTGCACTAAACAaccaattttatgaaaaaaaaattaaccaACACTCACCATGAACTGATAAGAGTGATCATTTTTGTGTGGACCAATCTCGGCTCCGGCGGAAAAACACTGTTAAATGTACAAACAATTGTGATGCTTGTTACAAAATGATTTTCTCGtttaaaaatcaatgaaatcgaAGTTGCCGCGCACGTGTCACCCGATCAGCAGTTTCATTCAATCGCTAAGCAGTTACCAGAGTTAAACTTGTCAACAAAAAAAGGGTGGGGACTAAAAAAGGAATCTCAACACGCAAAATCCAGCAATGCCGCAAGGATAGACGAAGACGTGATGGAGATCGGACCGGAGGGGGAGGAGAGGGTAAAGAGATACGAACACGTGACCGAGGAATAGGCGTTCCCCGTCTCACCTGCAAACAGAGGTCGAAATCCGGGCATTCTACGCATCTTACACGTAAACCCGAGATGTCCTCTTGACAATAGGTGCAGTTGTATTTTGCATACAAATCTGAAAGCGAAGAATCGTAATACATTAGGTTCCTGAACGGGAGGTCGTCTGACTTCCAATCGATGCGAATACATACCCGCCATTATTGTCCTGCAGGGTTCTTCCAGAACGATCCGGATGACGTCACCGCATGCCAGAAACTCATAAGTTTACGTATCACGTACACTGAGCGTGTGGGATCGGACCCATTTTTTTCCGCGAAATCGTACGAAAACGCGGAAAAATTGTTGTGCGTCCGCCAGGACGCTCTATTTAACGTACAATCGTAAACTCGTGAGGAATCTGAATGGAAAAAATGTTTACGACTGTTGCGTCGAGAAGCAAATGCGCATGCGCGTTTAACCCACTACCTAGTCGTTCGATTTCTGCAATGGGAGATCATAATCATTTCGCGCAATGCGGCTAACTTCAATAGCTTTCCCACCAGCAGAAATTTTACCCCACTTTACGTTTTCCATTTCGTTGTTTATATACAAGGTGAGACAAACAtttcttgtatattttatatacctATAAACTGGTTCACGGCAGAACTTATTATTTAGTGTTACGGGGA encodes:
- the Ada2b gene encoding transcriptional adapter 2B isoform X6, with amino-acid sequence MADLYAKYNCTYCQEDISGLRVRCVECPDFDLCLQCFSAGAEIGPHKNDHSYQFMDSGTISIFNGRGNWTAREQLRLLDAIEQFGFGNWEDISKHIETRTPEEAKEEYIARYLDGNIGKHTWPPTESYKPNLTDQTKSDHGPLSPDLTSRLPPLDITPEEAAQLGYMPQRDDFERDYNHEAESLVSSLFLNPAEDDDLDIALKLAQVDMYTNNLRERARRKRVVRDYQLVSAFFSSSRKDKALKKKQTKEEKEFRDRMRAFAQFYTAQEYEQFLSNLERERELRLRLSELYRYREHGITRHEECAHFEQVIAQTQGQNDAADHWNEKKSAFVNRLYQFAFHLGQQWAVHTNTPPHLKKKRRRKKLLFHRPKVHVKRITQQQLLNQSSQSQSDDDSSQSVGGAG